GAATAACCCGCCTCTTCACCTAAGACCTGATGTGTTGGATATGCTTTGTGGATAATTTTGGTGATAACCGCTTCGCTCTCTTTATCAGCCTCAGAAACTAGACCTGCACCCTCTTTGATACTGACAAATTTGAGTCGCCGAAAGTACTTCAATGTAATCGCACCGCCTTTTTTTGCGGCGTCTAGTGCAACTTTAAGTGCTTTGTCTTGCTGTCTCGTATCCATTGATAAGATCTTAAAGCACACTTCAGGTCCTTTGTCCAAAAAACCGGGTACATGCAAGTCACCTGATTGACACTTGGTCGCGTCAGTCTGTACCATATGACTATAAGGTAGGTGCTTTCAAAAAGGGCATTAAGTGACTTTAACAAAAAGGGTAAGGGAATGTTAAATCAAACTGGCGGATCAAGAACAGATACACTAATCAAACTAGTTCTAGTGTTTTTCCTATCACTACTTTCTTTCTCAGTGGGAACTTTCGTAGGAAAACAATTTAGTGATAGCCAACATAAAATTGCCGATCTCGAAAGTACCGGTGAAGAAGAGCGCAACACGGCTTCTATTCCCGCTGACGTAGCAAAAGTCGAGCCTAGTAGTGCAATTTCTGAAGAAGAAATTTCCAAACTATCAGATGAGTTTGTGAAAAAAGAAAAATTAGAAGCTGCCCCTGCTCCAGATACCGCTACTGCAAAAAATGAAGCTGGATCAGAAGGTCTCACGGGCACTGCAGTGGGCGAAGAAGCGCCAGTTGCTGAAGTTAAAAAGAATGAAACTGCTGAAGTTAAAAAGACAAACACCGTACATGATGAGATCGCAGATATTTCAAAGCGACTTGCCACTGGCGAAAAAATTGAAGCTCCAAAAGCAAAGCCCAGTCGTATTCCTTCAAGCCTAACTAAAGATCTAGCTAATTCAGTTGTTGGAAAGTTTACGATTCAACTCTCTGCACATGCTACAGAAGAAGAAGCAAAAGCTAAATCACAAGAGCTTGTTGATAAGGGCCTGAGCGCATTTTATATTCCAGCTGCGGTTAATGGCAAAACATGGTACCGCGTAAGCGTGGGTCAATTTGACGATGCTAAATCAGCAAAACACGCTCGAGCAGATGTAGCGAAAAAAGCGGGCGCTGAGTCAGCAATCGTTCAAAAAATCGGAAATTAATAAATAAACTACAACTAAAACACATCTTGATAGCGCCGCAAAACGGCGCTATATTTTTATCTCATGAACACCAAACGAGTTGAAAAGCCTTGGGGCTATGAATTGATTTACGCAGTCACAGAGCGCTATGTGGGCAAGGTATTACACATTAATAAAGGCGAAGCCCTGAGTCTTCAGTACCACAACTTCAAGGATGAAACGATTCACATCCAAAAAGGTAAAATCAAATTTTTGACAGCAGCGAATCCCGACGCTCCACTTACAGAAACCATCTTATCACCTGGCCAAAGTTTCCATATTACACCAAAGCTCGTTCACCGCATGGTTGCACTTGAAGACACCGACATCTTAGAGGTGAGCACTCCTGAACTTGACGACGTTGTGCGCCTTGAAGATAGGTACGGCAGAAACAAGTGAAACGATTCGCCATCATCATGGCTGGCGGTAGTGGCACTCGCTTTTGGCCAAAGAGCACTAAACGCTCACCTAAGCAACTTCTCCCCCTCA
This DNA window, taken from Oligoflexia bacterium, encodes the following:
- a CDS encoding SPOR domain-containing protein, which codes for MLNQTGGSRTDTLIKLVLVFFLSLLSFSVGTFVGKQFSDSQHKIADLESTGEEERNTASIPADVAKVEPSSAISEEEISKLSDEFVKKEKLEAAPAPDTATAKNEAGSEGLTGTAVGEEAPVAEVKKNETAEVKKTNTVHDEIADISKRLATGEKIEAPKAKPSRIPSSLTKDLANSVVGKFTIQLSAHATEEEAKAKSQELVDKGLSAFYIPAAVNGKTWYRVSVGQFDDAKSAKHARADVAKKAGAESAIVQKIGN
- a CDS encoding cupin, producing MNTKRVEKPWGYELIYAVTERYVGKVLHINKGEALSLQYHNFKDETIHIQKGKIKFLTAANPDAPLTETILSPGQSFHITPKLVHRMVALEDTDILEVSTPELDDVVRLEDRYGRNK